The following is a genomic window from Dermatophilaceae bacterium Soc4.6.
AAGCTCGCCGAGCTGACCCCGTGCCTGAAGAAGCTGGTCCCGGTGCTGCAGCAGGCCGAGGTCGACTTCTTCGCCGACCCGGCCCCCGCCGAGAAGCTGATCCTCGAGCTCGTCACGGAGTACAACACCGGGTGGGTCTACAGCCAGGGTGTGGCCGACTACTCCGTCGCCACGATGAAGAAGGACGGTCTGGTCGGTAACGGCGCCGACCCGACGATCGGCAACTTCGAGCCCGACCGGGTGCAGAGGATGTTCGACATCACCACGCCCATCTACGCCAAGGCCGGCACCAAGATCGCCGACGGCCTCAAGCCGACCGACATCTACACCAACGACTTCATCGACCCCTCGATCGGTCTCCCCGCGTCCTGATGACGACCACGACGCAGACCACCGTCCGCCGGCTCGAGGGCCGGCGGTCGGTGGTCGTCGCGGCCTCGGTCGGGGGCGGCTTCCACGCCGTGGACCTGCTCGACCTCGACGAGTGGTCGCAGATCCACCGGATCACCACCGTCGACACCCTCACGACCATGCGGGTGGCGGCTCGAGCGATGATCTCCCCACTCGGGCGCCTCGGCCCGCCCCAC
Proteins encoded in this region:
- a CDS encoding SDR family oxidoreductase, whose product is MTTTTQTTVRRLEGRRSVVVAASVGGGFHAVDLLDLDEWSQIHRITTVDTLTTMRVAARAMISPLGRLGPPHDIATAVALLACDDGSYLTGQAINVTGGMIMH